In one Alnus glutinosa chromosome 12, dhAlnGlut1.1, whole genome shotgun sequence genomic region, the following are encoded:
- the LOC133851760 gene encoding uncharacterized protein LOC133851760: MSCPSNSIVYNNTLCACPPGQLLNRTANKCTLLVANSIIDTDSGVNYSVGFPITLFEFESIKKFTKSQAIFLEATLFMLISWLCFCFFLRFMKLGDGRNHWFKLRWWISRFDVCFATRHWLDDQKVVRKRKTELGGTFSIASWILFIGLFAALLYQIISNSSVEVHNVRATNAPDLASFVIDMEFNITTLSSMSCSNLRGLDTLVTGNPGFIDQRVSLLSEFSNHSCHNTSRGPTITIRCNRCKLFQDNLYISWQFIDLPNNPATAVGFQFNLTSRNQDNKKHVSFVSGTLKNGSSFDDKPVTFRGRVANVLKFNLFPRIYRNLHDLRLIQPLFHEFLPGSSYGETSQLQASLESSNDGVINTTLYVNLLSDYIVEINNQNTWVLVSFIADVGGLYCISIGIFLYLLVQFECRIKKLRNEDNVMRMIRNQRKAQDHWDKLRKYVMYTWGCSTLDDDYNKPKENSSCGGFMLHPVHRNGSSRKRSQPNKMNPITLSKKLTLPSEPVKCEVVGSTSNGKQHSIGLYEGGSSQPQAFSVADDNIIPLPPTLEFKAGSEMDMSDIQKNLTSLYEYNAMLREKLLAAQSLLHALAAKSSSPVTESKT; encoded by the exons ATGTCATGCCCTTCAAACTCGATTGTCTACAATAACACCCTTTGTGCGTGTCCTCCGGGCCAGCTCCTGAACCGCACGGCCAACAAATGCACCCTACTGGTGGCCAACTCCATCATTGACACTGACTCCGGCGTGAACTACTCCGTAGGCTTTCCGATTACCCTCTTCGAGTTCGAATCCATCAAGAAGTTCACCAAGTCCCAGGCCATTTTCCTCGAGGCCACGCTGTTCATGCTTATCTCCTGGCtctgcttctgcttcttccTGCGCTTCATGAAGCTTGGGGATGGCAGGAACCACTGGTTCAAGCTCAGGTGGTGGATTAGCAGATTCGACGTTTGCTTTGCCACTAGGCACTGGCTG GATGACCAGAAGGTAGTTAGGAAGCGGAAGACCGAACTCGGTGGAACGTTTTCAATTGCAAGTTGGATACTTTTCATTGGTCTGTTTGCCGC GTTGCTCTACCAGATAATATCAAATAGTTCCGTTGAGGTGCACAATGTCAGAGCAACAAATGCACCTGATTTGGCCTCCTTCGTCATTGACATGGAATTTAATATCACCACCCTTTCTAGTATGAGCTGTTCAAACTTACGTGGTCTTGATACTTTGGTTACTGGGAATCCTGGCTTTATTGATCAAAGAGTTTCTCTTCTGTCAGAATTTTCAAATCACTCGTGTCATAACACGAGTCGGGGACCAACTATAACTATTAGGTGCAACCGTTGTAAACTCTTCCAAGACAATTTGTACATTTCTTGGCAGTTCATTGATCTTCCTAATAATCCTGCAACTGCTGTTGGATTTCAATTCAACCTCACTTCTAGGAATCAAGATAATAAGAAACATGTGAGCTTTGTATCTGGAACGCTAAAGAATGGAAGCAGTTTTGATGATAAACCAGTTACATTCAGAGGGAGGGTTGCAAATGTattgaaatttaatttatttcccCGAATTTATCGCAATCTACATGATCTAAGGCTCATCCAGCCTCTATTTCATGAATTTCTCCCGGGTTCATCGTATGGTGAGACAAGTCAGCTCCAAGCCTCCCTTGAAAGTTCTAATGATGGAGTGATCAACACCACATTGTACGTAAATCTGCTCTCTGACTATATTGTTGAGATCAACAATCAAAATACCTGGGTTCTTG TAAGCTTCATTGCAGATGTTGGTGGTCTATATTGCATCAGCATTGGCATTTTTTTGTATCTTTTGGTGCAA TTTGAGTGCAGAATAAAAAAACTCCGCAATGAAGATAATGTTATGCGAATGATTAGAAATCAGCGAAAGGCTCAAGATCACTGGGATAAA TTGAGGAAATACGTAATGTACACCTGGGGTTGCAGTACATTGGATGATGACTACAACAAGCCTAAAGAGAATTCAAGTTGCGGTGGTTTTATGCTTCATCCAGTCCACAGAAATGGTTCATCACGCAAGCGAAGCCAACCAAACAAAATGAATCCCATCACTTTGAGCAAGAAACTCACCTTGCCTAGTGAG CCTGTAAAATGTGAAGTTGTTGGCTCTACAAGTAATGGGAAACAGCATTCTATTGGTTTATATGAGGGAGGTTCCTCCCAGCCTCAAGCATTTTCTGTTGCAGATGATAATATCATTCCCCTGCCGCCTACACTAG AATTTAAGGCTGGTTCTGAAATGGATATGTCTGATATCCAGAAGAATCTCACAAGTTTGTACGAGTACAATGCCATGCTGAGGGAAAAGCTCCTAGCTGCTCAATCTTTGCTTCATGCTTTGGCTGCGAAGTCATCATCTCCTGTAACAGAGAGCAAAACATAG